In Halodesulfovibrio marinisediminis DSM 17456, the sequence GATCCACCTTCTGTATGGGAAGAAAGACCATGCCCGTACAACCCGGACTACAAAGGGAACCCGCTTCTCCTTGCACCATGGACAGAAATCGACGGAGTAATGACAGAAGAAGAGTGTGAACATATTCGAGCACTGTACGCTGAAAAAGTAACACTCGTGGACAAATGGCTTGGCAAGTTATTTGATTCATTGAAGGCTCAGGGACTATGGGAAAAAACCATGGTTGTCGTTACCTCAGATCACGGGCAACCTATGGGATCCGGAGAGCATGGCCACGGCATCATGCGTAAATGTCGTCCATGGCCCTATGAAGAGCTTGTTCACGTTCCTCTTATTGCCCACGTGCCAGGTCTTGAAGGCGGAAAACGCATCAGCAGCTTTGTCCAGAACGTAGATATTACAGCTACAATTCTCGACGCACTTGGTCTTAGCGAATCAGATGCCCTTGAAGAAACCGGACATGAAGGCATTAACACCTTCGATGCTGATGAACTCCAAGGTATGAGTTTACTGCCGGTAATGCGAGGCGAAACCGACAAGATTCGTGACTTTGCAATCGCTGGTTACTACGGTATGTCATGGTCGATAATAACCCATGATTACAGCTATATTCACTGGTTACAAAAAGAAATTGATACAGATTCCATGAATAAAATCTTCTACGACGGTTCAGGCTCAGGCGGCAACGCCGGAGAACAATCTGCCAAGTTGGAAGTGAAAGAAGAAATGTGGACATGTGTTCCAGGTGCTGAAGTTTCTATACCGCAATCCGATGAGCTTTATGATCGAAAAACAGATCAGTTCCAGTTAAAGAACATCATTGATACAAATCCGGAGAAAGCTAAAGAGCTTCTACAACAACTTAAGCTGCATATTGGCGAACTCCGAACAACATAATTAATAGATAACGAGAACCGAATCGGCTCTCCTGTATTGAAAAGGACGAATCATGATTGCACACGATGTTGACGAATTCTGGCGAGTTCACGTTGATAGCCACGCCTGGGAGCAGGTATTGCACCTCGGAAGGAAAAAAGAATTCAAGCATGGTGAAGTTATCATTAATGCAGGAGAGCTGGTTCAGGAGCTCTGCTACTTGCAATCCGGTGTTGTGCGTATGAAGCGCACGTCTTGGGATGGTGCGGAAAAAATCATCATGCATATTGAACAGAACTCGTTATTCAGCGAGGCTCCGTTCTTTATTAACAGGCCAATACGTAGCTACTTTTCCTGCTATCAGGACGCTACCGTCTATTTCTTTTCCAGGAAAACTGTTGAGACTATGCTCCCACAGTATCCGGAAATTGCAAAAGATATCATCCGGACACTTTC encodes:
- a CDS encoding sulfatase, translating into MPRKNIKNVVFIMLDTLQFNYLGCYGNKEVKTPNLDKFAEKGFLFENAYSEGLPTIPVRRALMTGRFTLPYSGWRPLTTEDTTITDLLWCRDVQTALIYDTPPMRLPKYGYSRGFDYVRFCNGHELDHETFSHVHLDKKFKGEDYLSPNWLKKNEDGEYDESSKSLIREAECYLRQRQNWQSDADNYASVVISEADNWIKEKRDPNRPFFLWLDSFDPHEPWDPPSVWEERPCPYNPDYKGNPLLLAPWTEIDGVMTEEECEHIRALYAEKVTLVDKWLGKLFDSLKAQGLWEKTMVVVTSDHGQPMGSGEHGHGIMRKCRPWPYEELVHVPLIAHVPGLEGGKRISSFVQNVDITATILDALGLSESDALEETGHEGINTFDADELQGMSLLPVMRGETDKIRDFAIAGYYGMSWSIITHDYSYIHWLQKEIDTDSMNKIFYDGSGSGGNAGEQSAKLEVKEEMWTCVPGAEVSIPQSDELYDRKTDQFQLKNIIDTNPEKAKELLQQLKLHIGELRTT
- a CDS encoding Crp/Fnr family transcriptional regulator; the encoded protein is MIAHDVDEFWRVHVDSHAWEQVLHLGRKKEFKHGEVIINAGELVQELCYLQSGVVRMKRTSWDGAEKIIMHIEQNSLFSEAPFFINRPIRSYFSCYQDATVYFFSRKTVETMLPQYPEIAKDIIRTLSEKLSVLSNQTASLGLDSLDQRIIKFILLRYNSTPLHANEVISLGSLRMKDIASILGAHRATLYKSLKELEKAKLIKVLPKNKVQILDIEGLAALVYE